One Microbacterium trichothecenolyticum DNA window includes the following coding sequences:
- a CDS encoding PadR family transcriptional regulator produces MDTTQLLKGVLDAAVLAVVQHDDGYGYDIVRRLREAGLGEVGDASVYGTLRRLYSAGALSSYVVPSEGGPHRKYYAINPQGRELLDAQRASWTHFSTAMTTLLDDTTPTKLRTIGDAR; encoded by the coding sequence GTGGATACGACGCAGCTGTTGAAAGGGGTGCTGGACGCCGCCGTGCTCGCGGTCGTGCAGCACGACGACGGGTACGGCTACGACATCGTGCGCCGCCTGCGCGAAGCGGGCCTCGGCGAAGTCGGGGATGCCTCGGTGTACGGCACACTGCGCCGGCTGTACTCCGCGGGAGCGCTGTCGAGCTATGTCGTGCCCTCCGAGGGAGGTCCGCACCGCAAGTACTACGCGATCAACCCGCAGGGCAGAGAACTGCTCGACGCACAGCGCGCGAGCTGGACCCACTTCTCCACCGCCATGACGACCCTCCTCGACGACACCACCCCCACGAAGCTGCGCACGATCGGAGACGCCCGATGA
- a CDS encoding sensor histidine kinase, with protein sequence MSGAREPGQRTAPGPGLYPAFARVPDLGPSDRGWFIGAGLSLVWTMPTLLSLWELPDFGAHVVGTAMVAVFAMVFLVSVPVIRRTSSRLVRLAPAAMLCGLSLSLVPWLGPDVRWMWTFVGVAVAVSRVGRAVIFPLVLALAAVSFAVGAWIDTDTFLSSLNSAVIVSVSFMMFSFVENITTLERLRSAQEQIADFAAERERSRVARDVHDILGHSLTVITVKAELAGRLMDAGSPAARDEVAQIEELARGALADVRTTVHGYRGVSISGELAAARAALESAGVSAELPGSTEQVPADRRELAGWVVREAVTNVVRHAGARSCRVRLGARCVEVADDGGGPSAAASTGSGLTGLRERVETAGARLSIGRSDLGGFNVKVTW encoded by the coding sequence ATGAGTGGGGCAAGAGAACCGGGGCAACGGACCGCCCCGGGTCCGGGCCTGTATCCAGCGTTCGCCCGCGTTCCCGATCTCGGTCCGAGCGACCGGGGCTGGTTCATCGGCGCGGGACTCTCGCTCGTCTGGACGATGCCGACCCTGCTGTCGCTGTGGGAACTGCCCGATTTCGGGGCTCACGTCGTCGGCACGGCCATGGTCGCGGTGTTCGCGATGGTCTTCCTCGTGTCGGTGCCCGTGATCCGACGCACTTCCTCCCGCCTGGTACGGCTCGCGCCCGCGGCGATGCTGTGTGGGCTCAGCCTGTCGCTCGTTCCCTGGCTCGGCCCGGACGTGCGCTGGATGTGGACGTTCGTGGGCGTGGCTGTCGCTGTTTCGCGAGTGGGCCGCGCGGTCATCTTTCCCCTCGTGCTCGCTCTCGCGGCCGTCTCCTTCGCCGTGGGCGCATGGATCGACACCGACACATTCCTGAGCTCGCTCAACTCGGCGGTCATCGTGTCGGTGTCGTTCATGATGTTCTCGTTCGTCGAGAACATCACCACCCTCGAACGCCTCCGTTCCGCCCAGGAGCAGATCGCCGACTTCGCCGCCGAGCGCGAGCGCAGTCGGGTCGCCCGCGACGTCCACGACATCCTCGGCCACTCCCTCACCGTGATCACGGTCAAGGCCGAGCTGGCGGGACGACTGATGGATGCCGGCTCCCCGGCCGCCCGCGACGAGGTCGCCCAGATCGAAGAACTGGCGCGCGGAGCGCTGGCCGATGTCCGCACCACCGTGCACGGCTACCGCGGGGTGAGCATCAGCGGCGAGCTCGCCGCGGCGCGCGCGGCGTTGGAGAGTGCGGGGGTCTCGGCCGAGCTCCCGGGCTCGACGGAGCAGGTGCCCGCGGACCGTCGCGAACTCGCGGGGTGGGTGGTGCGCGAGGCGGTGACGAACGTCGTGCGGCATGCCGGGGCGCGCTCGTGCCGAGTCCGCCTCGGCGCGCGTTGCGTCGAGGTCGCCGACGACGGCGGCGGTCCGTCGGCGGCGGCATCCACGGGCTCCGGGCTGACCGGTCTGCGCGAACGCGTCGAGACCGCCGGCGCCCGCCTGTCGATCGGCCGCAGCGACCTCGGGGGGTTCAACGTGAAGGTGACCTGGTGA
- a CDS encoding response regulator transcription factor, with protein MIRLLIADDQALVRGALAALLGLENDIEVVAQVGRGDEVVEAARASGATVALLDIEMPGIDGIAAASLLRSEVPGCRALIVTTFGRPGYLARAMQAGASGFVVKDTPAAELADAVRRVSQGLRVVDPALAVESLAHGDSPLTERETDVLAAARSGGTIADVARMVHLSEGTVKNHLSSAIGKTGGRNRADAVRVAVERGWL; from the coding sequence GTGATCAGACTGCTCATCGCCGACGATCAGGCGCTCGTGCGCGGCGCTCTCGCCGCTCTGCTGGGCCTCGAGAACGACATCGAGGTCGTCGCGCAGGTCGGCCGCGGCGACGAGGTCGTCGAGGCGGCACGTGCGTCAGGAGCGACGGTGGCCCTGCTCGACATCGAGATGCCCGGGATCGACGGCATCGCCGCGGCATCCCTCCTGCGTTCAGAGGTTCCCGGATGCCGCGCCCTCATCGTCACGACCTTCGGGCGCCCCGGCTACCTGGCGCGTGCGATGCAGGCCGGAGCATCGGGGTTCGTCGTGAAGGACACGCCCGCGGCGGAGTTGGCGGACGCGGTGCGGCGGGTGTCTCAGGGACTACGGGTGGTCGACCCCGCTCTGGCCGTCGAATCGCTCGCGCACGGGGACTCACCGCTGACGGAGCGGGAGACGGACGTGTTGGCCGCAGCGCGATCAGGAGGCACGATCGCCGACGTCGCGCGCATGGTGCACTTGTCGGAGGGCACGGTGAAGAATCACCTGTCGAGCGCGATCGGCAAGACCGGCGGGCGGAATCGGGCGGATGCCGTGCGCGTGGCGGTCGAGCGGGGGTGGCTGTAG
- a CDS encoding CCA tRNA nucleotidyltransferase, producing MLNMVEGLARLEELAAHPVVATVARVFADAGRDLAIVGGPVRDALLGRVTHDFDFTTDARPDEILALVKPVSSVQWDVGRAFGTIGARVKGEQVEITTFRADSYDGVTRKPTVEFGDTLEADLSRRDFTVNAMALRVPARTLVDPTGGVEDLLAGRLRTPIDPGVSFGDDPLRMLRAARFASQLEFTVDPDTLAAIAELRGSLQIVSPERVQAELVRLLQTDDPVRGIRVLVDTRLIDEFLPEVPALRLEVDEHHHHKDVYEHSLTVLRQAIALEKQRHPDAAPDVPLRLAALLHDIGKPATRRLEAGGGVTFHHHDIKGARMARKRLQALRFDAHTTTVVSRLVELHLRFFGYAEGAWTDSAVRRYVRDAGDELERLHILTRADVTTRNKRKAQRLASAYDDIEARIAALREQEEVDSLRPELDGNRIQEVLGLKPGREVGEAYRFLLDLRLDEGVVGEEEAEKRLREWWAARG from the coding sequence ATGCTGAACATGGTCGAGGGTCTCGCGCGCCTGGAGGAGCTCGCGGCTCACCCCGTCGTCGCGACCGTCGCGCGGGTCTTCGCCGACGCGGGCCGAGACCTGGCGATCGTGGGCGGGCCCGTGCGCGATGCGCTGCTGGGTCGGGTGACCCACGACTTCGACTTCACCACCGATGCGCGGCCCGACGAGATCCTCGCGCTGGTCAAGCCCGTGTCGAGCGTGCAGTGGGACGTCGGACGCGCCTTCGGCACGATCGGCGCCCGCGTGAAGGGCGAGCAGGTCGAGATCACGACGTTTCGCGCCGACAGCTACGACGGGGTCACACGCAAGCCCACCGTCGAGTTCGGTGACACGCTCGAGGCCGACCTCAGTCGCCGCGACTTCACCGTGAACGCGATGGCCCTGCGGGTGCCCGCTCGCACGCTCGTCGATCCGACCGGCGGCGTCGAGGATCTGCTCGCGGGGCGTCTGCGCACCCCCATCGATCCGGGCGTCAGCTTCGGCGACGATCCGCTGCGCATGCTGCGGGCGGCCCGTTTCGCCTCGCAGCTCGAGTTCACCGTCGATCCCGACACCCTCGCCGCCATCGCCGAGCTGCGCGGCTCGCTGCAGATCGTCAGCCCCGAGCGCGTGCAGGCCGAGCTCGTACGCCTGCTGCAGACCGACGACCCCGTCCGCGGCATCCGCGTGCTGGTCGATACCCGCCTGATCGACGAGTTCCTGCCCGAGGTGCCCGCTCTGCGGCTCGAGGTCGACGAGCACCACCACCACAAAGACGTCTACGAGCACTCGCTCACGGTGCTGCGGCAGGCGATCGCGCTCGAGAAGCAGCGGCACCCGGATGCCGCGCCCGACGTGCCGCTGCGTCTGGCGGCTCTTCTGCACGACATCGGCAAGCCCGCGACGCGGCGCCTCGAGGCCGGCGGTGGCGTGACGTTCCACCACCATGACATCAAGGGTGCGCGCATGGCGCGCAAGCGCCTGCAGGCGCTGCGTTTCGATGCGCACACGACGACCGTGGTGTCGCGCCTGGTCGAGTTGCACCTGCGCTTCTTCGGGTACGCCGAAGGCGCGTGGACCGACTCCGCCGTGCGCCGCTACGTCCGCGACGCCGGCGACGAGCTCGAACGTCTACACATCCTCACCCGTGCCGACGTGACCACGCGCAACAAGCGCAAGGCCCAGCGCTTGGCATCCGCCTACGACGACATCGAGGCGCGCATCGCGGCGCTGCGCGAGCAGGAGGAGGTCGACTCCCTTCGCCCCGAGCTCGACGGCAACCGTATTCAAGAGGTGCTGGGACTCAAACCCGGACGCGAAGTGGGCGAGGCCTACCGGTTCCTGCTCGACCTGCGGCTCGATGAGGGCGTGGTGGGCGAGGAAGAGGCCGAGAAGCGCCTTCGGGAGTGGTGGGCGGCGCGCGGCTGA
- a CDS encoding DUF779 domain-containing protein yields the protein MPELSRVDVTDAAAALLRDLTAKHGPLMFHQSGGCCDGSSPMCYPVGMFLIGPSDVHLGSIEVGLDDPIDVYMSESQFAYWKFTHLTIDVVPGRGAGFSIEGPTGMRFLIRSRMLAEEEAVAFGVDRADESVATGP from the coding sequence ATGCCGGAACTCTCGCGCGTGGACGTGACGGATGCCGCGGCTGCGTTGCTGCGCGACCTGACGGCGAAGCATGGCCCGCTGATGTTCCACCAATCCGGCGGCTGCTGCGACGGCAGTTCGCCCATGTGCTACCCGGTGGGGATGTTCCTCATCGGACCGAGCGACGTGCACCTCGGCTCGATCGAGGTCGGGTTGGATGACCCGATCGACGTGTACATGTCGGAGTCGCAGTTCGCGTACTGGAAGTTCACGCACCTCACCATCGACGTCGTACCCGGCCGCGGAGCGGGTTTCTCGATAGAGGGACCGACGGGGATGCGGTTCCTGATCCGGTCGCGAATGCTCGCGGAGGAGGAGGCGGTCGCGTTCGGTGTCGATCGCGCCGACGAGAGCGTCGCCACAGGACCCTGA
- the exaC gene encoding acetaldehyde dehydrogenase ExaC: MTIVEEGVSSVYAAPGQRGAVAEYRSRYGQYIGGEWVEPHSGEYFENITPVTGKPFCEVARGDAHDIDRAVDAAWKAFASWKKTTPAERSVILNKIADRIEQNLERIAVVETWENGKPVRETLAADIPLTVDHFRYFAGVLRAQEGSLSQLDENTVAYHFNEPLGVVGQIIPWNFPILMAAWKLAPALAAGNCVVIKPAEQTPASLLFLFDIIGDLLPAGVVNIVNGFGIEAGAPLAQHKRIRKIAFTGETTTGRLIMQYASQNLIPVTLELGGKSPNVFFEDVALRSDDAYYDKALEGFTMFALNQGEVCTCPSRSLIQRSIYDQFLGDGLERVKKVRQGNPLDPETMIGAQASNDQLEKILSYIDIGKAGGAKLLTGGERVDLGGELSGGYYVAPTVFEGTNDMRIFQEEIFGPVLSVTSFDDFDDAISIANDTLYGLGAGVWSRSGDTAYRAGRAIEAGRVWTNTYHQYPAHAAFGGYKQSGIGRENHLKMLDHYQQTKNLLVSYAEGAMGFF, encoded by the coding sequence ATGACCATCGTCGAAGAAGGCGTTTCCAGCGTCTACGCCGCCCCGGGGCAACGCGGGGCCGTCGCCGAGTATCGCTCGCGGTACGGGCAGTACATCGGCGGCGAATGGGTCGAGCCGCACAGCGGCGAGTACTTCGAGAACATCACCCCTGTCACCGGCAAGCCCTTCTGCGAGGTCGCGCGCGGCGACGCGCACGACATCGACCGGGCCGTGGATGCCGCGTGGAAGGCGTTCGCGTCGTGGAAGAAGACCACGCCCGCCGAGCGCAGCGTCATCCTGAACAAGATCGCCGACCGCATCGAGCAGAACCTCGAGAGGATCGCCGTCGTCGAGACGTGGGAGAACGGCAAGCCGGTGCGTGAGACGCTGGCGGCCGACATTCCGCTCACCGTCGATCACTTCCGCTACTTCGCGGGCGTGCTGCGGGCGCAGGAGGGCTCGCTCAGTCAGCTCGACGAGAACACGGTGGCCTACCACTTCAACGAGCCGCTCGGTGTGGTCGGACAGATCATCCCGTGGAACTTCCCCATTCTCATGGCGGCATGGAAGCTCGCCCCCGCCCTCGCCGCGGGCAACTGCGTCGTGATCAAGCCGGCCGAGCAGACCCCGGCATCCCTGCTGTTCCTGTTCGACATCATCGGCGACCTGCTCCCCGCCGGCGTCGTCAACATCGTCAACGGTTTCGGCATCGAGGCCGGCGCGCCGCTGGCTCAGCACAAGCGCATCCGCAAGATCGCCTTCACCGGCGAGACCACGACCGGCCGCCTCATCATGCAGTACGCGTCGCAGAACCTCATCCCGGTGACGCTCGAGCTCGGCGGTAAGAGCCCGAACGTCTTCTTCGAAGACGTGGCTCTGCGCAGCGATGACGCCTACTACGACAAGGCGCTCGAGGGCTTCACGATGTTCGCGCTGAACCAGGGCGAGGTGTGCACGTGTCCGTCGCGCTCGCTCATCCAGCGCTCGATCTACGACCAGTTCCTCGGCGACGGCCTCGAGCGCGTGAAGAAGGTGCGCCAGGGCAACCCGCTCGATCCCGAGACGATGATCGGCGCGCAGGCCTCGAACGACCAGCTCGAGAAGATCCTGTCGTACATCGACATCGGCAAGGCCGGCGGCGCGAAGCTGCTCACGGGCGGTGAGCGGGTCGATCTCGGTGGCGAGCTGTCGGGTGGGTACTACGTCGCGCCGACGGTGTTCGAGGGCACGAACGACATGCGCATCTTCCAGGAGGAGATCTTCGGCCCCGTGCTGTCGGTGACGTCGTTCGACGACTTCGACGACGCCATCTCGATCGCGAACGACACCCTCTACGGCCTCGGTGCCGGCGTGTGGAGCCGCAGCGGCGACACCGCGTACCGCGCGGGCCGCGCGATCGAGGCCGGTCGCGTGTGGACGAACACCTACCACCAGTACCCCGCGCACGCCGCGTTCGGCGGGTACAAGCAGTCGGGAATCGGCCGCGAGAATCACCTCAAGATGCTCGATCACTACCAGCAGACGAAGAACCTGCTGGTGTCGTATGCCGAAGGAGCCATGGGCTTCTTCTGA
- a CDS encoding ABC transporter ATP-binding protein: protein MTSSTSTPAAIDARGVMKSFGSVHAVRGIDLTVRPGEIVAFLGPNGAGKTTTIDMILGLTTPDTGSIEVFGHSPRGAVSRGLVSAVLQSGGLLNDLTVRATVELTASLFAVRRPVDEALERAGIRDLANRRVGLCSGGEQQRLRFAMALVSDPALLILDEPTTGMDVEARRAFWSAIRADAARGRTVMFATHYLDEADEYADRIVLMSGGRIVADGSTAEIKNLVSGRVVQATFPDADLSALAILPGVDSVEASGERVTIHTRDSDTLARHLLTATAARDLEITAQNLESVFLTLTADNPASLPNGASR, encoded by the coding sequence ATGACCTCCTCCACCTCCACGCCCGCCGCGATCGACGCGCGAGGCGTCATGAAGAGCTTCGGCTCCGTCCATGCCGTGCGCGGCATCGACCTCACCGTCCGGCCCGGCGAGATCGTGGCGTTCCTCGGACCGAACGGTGCCGGAAAGACCACGACCATCGACATGATCCTCGGTCTCACCACCCCCGATACCGGCTCGATCGAGGTGTTCGGGCACTCCCCGCGCGGCGCCGTCTCTCGGGGCCTCGTCTCGGCGGTGCTGCAGTCGGGCGGCTTGCTGAACGACCTCACGGTCCGCGCGACGGTGGAGCTCACCGCGAGCCTGTTCGCCGTGAGGCGTCCCGTCGACGAGGCCCTCGAGCGGGCCGGCATCCGGGATCTCGCGAACCGCCGCGTCGGCCTCTGCTCCGGCGGCGAGCAGCAGCGACTGCGCTTTGCTATGGCCCTCGTGAGCGACCCCGCGCTGCTGATCCTCGACGAGCCGACCACCGGCATGGACGTCGAGGCCCGCCGCGCGTTCTGGAGCGCGATCCGAGCGGATGCCGCCCGCGGACGCACCGTGATGTTCGCGACGCACTACCTCGACGAGGCCGACGAGTACGCCGATCGCATCGTGCTCATGAGCGGCGGCCGGATCGTCGCCGACGGGTCGACGGCCGAGATCAAGAACCTCGTCTCGGGTCGGGTCGTTCAGGCGACGTTCCCGGATGCCGATCTCTCGGCCCTCGCGATCCTGCCCGGTGTCGACTCGGTCGAGGCCTCCGGCGAACGCGTGACGATCCACACGCGCGACTCCGACACCTTGGCACGCCACCTTCTGACCGCGACGGCAGCACGCGACCTGGAGATCACGGCGCAGAACCTCGAGAGCGTCTTCCTCACCCTGACCGCCGACAACCCGGCATCCCTTCCGAACGGAGCATCCCGATGA
- a CDS encoding ATP-grasp domain-containing protein, which yields MSGKVYVIHENPQWIPPFQAAFEAEGVPFEEWLLTDGSIDLGVEPPEGVFWSRLSASAHTRDHASSKEYGRAVLRWLASWGRTVINGADILELEVSKVAQHAALRHAGIDVPRTVAVFGTDGLAAEAEKFGAPFISKHNQGGKGLGVRRWDSVAEFTEWVSSPAFEPSPDGITLLQELLVAKAPFVTRAEFVAGEFVYAVRVDTSAGSFELCPAEACALPGADGVEPEPLFRRRDDVDPALIDGYLAFLAAEGIGIAGIEFIETRDGRTVTYDVNTNTNYNPDVEATAPRSGPREIARWLGSLLPREVVAARG from the coding sequence ATGTCGGGCAAGGTCTATGTCATCCATGAGAACCCTCAGTGGATCCCACCGTTCCAGGCGGCTTTCGAAGCAGAGGGAGTGCCGTTCGAAGAGTGGCTGCTCACCGATGGGTCGATCGACCTCGGGGTGGAGCCGCCCGAGGGCGTCTTCTGGTCGCGGCTGAGCGCGTCGGCGCACACGCGCGATCACGCCTCCAGCAAGGAGTACGGCCGGGCCGTCCTGCGGTGGCTGGCGTCGTGGGGTCGCACGGTGATCAACGGCGCCGACATCCTCGAGCTCGAAGTCAGCAAGGTCGCTCAGCACGCGGCACTGCGTCATGCGGGCATCGACGTTCCGCGCACGGTCGCCGTGTTCGGCACCGACGGCCTGGCTGCCGAGGCCGAGAAGTTCGGGGCGCCCTTCATCAGCAAGCACAATCAAGGCGGAAAGGGCCTCGGCGTGCGTCGCTGGGATTCGGTCGCCGAGTTCACCGAGTGGGTCTCCTCCCCCGCGTTCGAGCCGTCGCCCGACGGCATCACGCTCCTGCAGGAGCTCCTCGTTGCGAAGGCGCCCTTCGTCACCCGCGCGGAGTTCGTGGCGGGCGAGTTCGTCTACGCCGTGCGCGTCGACACGAGCGCCGGCAGCTTCGAGCTGTGCCCCGCCGAGGCGTGCGCGCTGCCCGGTGCCGACGGTGTCGAGCCCGAACCGCTCTTCCGCCGTCGTGACGACGTCGACCCGGCCCTTATCGACGGCTACCTCGCGTTCCTCGCCGCCGAGGGCATCGGCATCGCCGGCATCGAGTTCATCGAGACGCGCGACGGTCGCACCGTCACGTACGACGTGAACACGAACACCAACTACAACCCCGATGTCGAGGCCACCGCCCCCCGCTCCGGCCCGCGCGAGATCGCGCGCTGGCTCGGATCCCTGCTGCCCCGAGAGGTGGTGGCAGCGCGTGGCTGA
- a CDS encoding GAF domain-containing protein, whose translation MPSPWSRPPISPETSGLLIARAHDELLAGNEEDRRLKDVRPLVQESWRRSLASLVGPEGLPSLDLATDELEAYRRAHPLAGVMDMVRSLLLPGTPEDSGVVVAVGDAAGRLLWVEGDRHIRALTGDMGFVAGANWAEDAVGTSAPGTALTLDRSVQIRGAEHFNRLVQPWSCTAAPVHDPESRRLIGVIDVTGGPEAVTPQAQLLVDATARAIESEILVARLRAQQAPPSKRSTPSRALLRILGRDRAMLEVGGGTLELSARHAEILLLLAVHREGLSAEALSEAVYGHPAVETLRPEMVRLRRALVPVAPRLVPASRPYRLPDGLETDAQHVLSLLDRGAHRVALAAYAGPVLPESDAPGVAEVRESVRSALREALVAEAGVDVLLAYAETAEGRDDEEVLRLCLAMLPARSPKRAGLVARVERLGSE comes from the coding sequence GTGCCTTCTCCGTGGTCGCGACCGCCGATCTCCCCCGAGACCTCAGGGCTGCTGATTGCGCGCGCGCACGATGAGCTCCTCGCAGGCAACGAGGAGGACCGGCGCCTGAAAGATGTCCGCCCGCTCGTGCAGGAGTCCTGGCGGCGGTCGTTGGCATCCCTCGTGGGACCGGAGGGACTCCCCTCGCTCGACCTCGCGACCGATGAGCTCGAGGCGTACCGCCGCGCGCATCCGCTCGCCGGGGTGATGGACATGGTGAGGAGCCTGCTCCTGCCCGGCACGCCCGAGGATTCGGGTGTCGTCGTCGCTGTGGGCGACGCCGCGGGCCGCCTGCTGTGGGTCGAGGGCGACCGGCACATCCGCGCGCTGACGGGCGACATGGGCTTCGTCGCGGGCGCCAACTGGGCGGAGGATGCCGTCGGCACCTCGGCCCCCGGAACGGCTCTGACCCTCGATCGGTCGGTGCAGATCCGCGGTGCCGAGCATTTCAATCGGCTCGTGCAGCCGTGGTCATGCACCGCGGCGCCCGTGCACGACCCGGAATCGCGGCGGCTCATCGGGGTGATCGACGTGACGGGAGGCCCCGAGGCGGTGACCCCGCAAGCTCAGTTGCTGGTGGATGCCACAGCCCGGGCGATCGAGAGCGAGATCCTCGTGGCGCGGTTGCGGGCGCAGCAGGCGCCTCCGTCGAAGCGATCGACGCCGTCGCGCGCGCTGCTGCGCATCCTCGGTCGAGACCGGGCGATGCTGGAGGTCGGAGGCGGGACGCTCGAGCTCAGCGCCCGCCACGCCGAGATCCTGCTCCTTCTGGCCGTCCACCGCGAGGGACTCTCGGCCGAGGCGCTGAGCGAGGCGGTGTACGGTCACCCCGCGGTCGAGACCCTCCGGCCCGAGATGGTGCGCCTGCGTCGCGCGCTCGTCCCCGTCGCGCCGCGTCTGGTTCCGGCATCCCGTCCGTATCGTCTCCCCGACGGGCTGGAGACCGACGCCCAGCACGTGCTGTCACTGCTCGATCGCGGGGCGCACCGTGTGGCGCTCGCCGCGTACGCGGGTCCCGTGCTGCCGGAGTCGGACGCCCCGGGGGTGGCAGAGGTGCGCGAGTCGGTGCGCTCGGCGCTGCGCGAGGCGCTCGTCGCCGAGGCCGGCGTCGACGTGCTGCTCGCGTACGCGGAGACGGCGGAGGGGCGTGACGACGAGGAAGTGCTGCGGCTGTGCCTCGCGATGCTGCCGGCGCGCTCGCCGAAGCGGGCGGGGCTGGTCGCGCGGGTGGAGCGTCTCGGCAGCGAGTGA
- a CDS encoding ABC transporter permease has protein sequence MTAIALDRTVPPLGGFTLTYLRIELVRKLRNPRALFFTVAFPVLMFFIVGYQWLDEPLTNVSLADGGVSVAARIMVSMAMYGAMMSATQTGAAVAVERAQGWTRQLRLTPLNPLVNVIVKLAAGMMFGLVAVVATYIVASVSGVELSALQWVSTGLAAWLLAGAVFTTLGLMVGYMVPGENVAQITSLAVVLLSFLGGLFYPLSSMPDFLQTIGKLTPVYGIAELARAPLTGDAFDLGGLVNAVVWLAVFVVGTAYFFRRDTRRS, from the coding sequence ATGACCGCCATCGCTCTCGACCGCACGGTTCCGCCGCTCGGCGGCTTCACGCTGACCTACCTGCGCATCGAGCTGGTGCGCAAGCTCCGGAACCCGCGTGCACTGTTCTTCACGGTGGCGTTCCCCGTGCTGATGTTCTTCATCGTCGGGTACCAATGGCTCGACGAGCCGCTGACGAACGTGTCGCTCGCCGACGGGGGTGTGTCGGTGGCCGCGCGCATCATGGTGTCGATGGCGATGTACGGAGCGATGATGTCGGCGACGCAGACGGGCGCCGCGGTGGCGGTGGAGCGCGCCCAGGGGTGGACGCGCCAGCTCCGACTCACCCCGCTGAACCCGCTGGTCAACGTGATCGTCAAGCTCGCGGCCGGCATGATGTTCGGTCTCGTCGCCGTCGTGGCGACGTACATCGTGGCATCGGTCTCCGGAGTCGAGCTGTCGGCGCTCCAGTGGGTCTCGACGGGTCTCGCCGCGTGGCTGCTGGCCGGCGCGGTCTTCACGACGCTCGGCCTCATGGTCGGATACATGGTTCCGGGCGAGAACGTCGCACAGATCACGAGCCTCGCCGTGGTGCTGCTGTCGTTCCTCGGCGGCCTGTTCTATCCGCTGTCGTCGATGCCCGATTTTCTGCAGACCATCGGAAAACTGACGCCCGTGTACGGCATCGCCGAGCTGGCCCGAGCGCCGCTGACGGGGGATGCCTTCGACCTCGGCGGCCTGGTCAACGCGGTGGTGTGGCTCGCGGTGTTCGTCGTCGGCACGGCGTACTTCTTCCGCCGCGACACGCGCCGTTCGTGA